A region from the Flavobacterium enshiense genome encodes:
- a CDS encoding DUF3467 domain-containing protein, which translates to MSDKNNQQGQINIELDEQTAEGTYSNLAIINHSNTEFVIDFVSIMPGVPKAKVKSRIVLTPQHAKRLLNALGENIHRFENAHGEIKEAEPTPIPFNFGPTGQA; encoded by the coding sequence ATGAGTGATAAAAACAATCAACAAGGACAAATTAATATTGAGTTGGACGAACAAACAGCAGAAGGGACTTATTCCAATCTGGCAATCATAAATCATTCGAACACCGAATTTGTTATTGATTTCGTAAGTATCATGCCTGGCGTTCCTAAGGCAAAGGTGAAATCCAGAATTGTGTTGACACCACAGCATGCAAAACGATTGTTAAACGCTTTAGGAGAAAATATCCACCGTTTCGAAAATGCGCATGGTGAGATAAAGGAAGCGGAACCAACACCAATCCCGTTTAATTTTGGTCCGACAGGGCAGGCATAA
- a CDS encoding peptidylprolyl isomerase: MKLVNNKIALIFGLSICAFGSINAQTSQKKKIDGVVAVVGDYVVLDSDIDKTFVELQARGVDTKDIARCEMLGKLLEDKLYAHQAIQDSIVVSDGEVNEFMNSQLDQMVDQVGSIEKVIQFYNKKNLEDFKTYFFDVVKMNKLTEQMQRKILDDVEITPEEVRTFFNKIPKEELPVFGAEMEVAQIVVKPVIGQAERQKVIDKLNEIRKDVLEGNSSFTSKAVIYTEDKASVPNGGYYKLTKKTQFVKEFKDVAFSLQEGEISEPFETEFGFHIIYLEKIRGQELDVRHILIAPKVTDEAMKDAKTKIENIRKRIVDGQITFSEAAKAHSDEKETRNSGGILVNPRTLETRFELTKMDPSLYSEVADLKDNAVSLPLMDQEQNGNRKYKLITVTHRYEEHTADFATDYLKIKDLALKEKQIKAIAKWTEEKIKETYIKINGEYRECKFTNNWLKK, encoded by the coding sequence ATGAAGTTGGTAAACAATAAAATTGCCCTGATTTTCGGATTGTCAATCTGTGCTTTTGGTTCAATCAATGCACAAACAAGTCAGAAAAAGAAAATTGATGGTGTTGTTGCAGTTGTTGGTGATTATGTGGTTTTGGATTCGGACATTGACAAGACTTTTGTTGAGTTGCAGGCACGAGGTGTCGATACAAAAGATATTGCCCGTTGTGAAATGCTTGGTAAATTACTGGAAGATAAATTGTATGCCCATCAAGCCATACAGGATAGTATTGTGGTATCTGATGGTGAGGTGAATGAATTTATGAATTCTCAGTTGGATCAGATGGTCGATCAGGTTGGTTCTATAGAGAAAGTAATTCAGTTTTACAACAAGAAAAATTTAGAGGATTTCAAGACCTATTTTTTTGATGTGGTTAAAATGAATAAGCTGACTGAGCAAATGCAGCGCAAAATTTTGGATGACGTAGAGATTACTCCAGAGGAAGTAAGAACATTTTTTAATAAAATCCCGAAAGAAGAATTACCGGTTTTTGGAGCGGAAATGGAAGTAGCTCAGATTGTGGTGAAACCAGTAATTGGTCAGGCTGAAAGACAAAAGGTTATTGATAAGCTGAATGAAATCCGAAAAGATGTTCTGGAAGGGAACTCAAGTTTTACTAGTAAAGCAGTTATTTATACCGAAGATAAGGCTTCCGTACCTAACGGAGGTTATTACAAGCTGACTAAAAAAACACAATTCGTTAAAGAGTTTAAAGACGTAGCGTTCAGTTTGCAGGAAGGGGAAATTTCAGAACCTTTTGAAACGGAATTCGGGTTTCATATTATTTATCTGGAAAAAATTCGCGGACAGGAATTAGATGTTCGTCATATTTTAATCGCGCCTAAGGTAACTGATGAGGCTATGAAGGATGCAAAAACTAAAATTGAAAATATCCGTAAGCGAATTGTAGACGGGCAGATTACGTTTTCAGAAGCTGCTAAGGCGCATTCAGACGAGAAAGAAACACGAAACAGTGGAGGTATTTTGGTCAATCCAAGAACTTTGGAAACACGTTTTGAATTGACAAAAATGGATCCGTCGTTGTATAGTGAAGTTGCGGATTTAAAAGATAATGCTGTTTCGTTGCCGTTGATGGACCAGGAGCAAAACGGAAATAGAAAATACAAACTGATTACAGTGACGCATCGCTATGAGGAGCATACGGCTGATTTTGCAACAGATTATTTAAAGATAAAAGATCTGGCTTTGAAAGAAAAGCAGATTAAAGCGATTGCAAAATGGACAGAAGAAAAAATTAAGGAAACATACATCAAAATTAACGGAGAATACCGTGAATGTAAGTTCACAAATAATTGGCTTAAGAAATAA
- a CDS encoding bifunctional aconitate hydratase 2/2-methylisocitrate dehydratase encodes MGVYKDYIKEIEERKAQGLYPKPIDSAELLSEIIVQIKDLESPHREDSLKFFIYNTLPGTTSAAGEKAKFLKEIILGESVVKEITPAFAFELLSHMKGGPSIEVLLDLALGNDVAIAKEAANVLKTQVYLYDADTNRLKEAFDNSNAIAKEILESYAKAEFFTKLPAVAEEIKVVTFIAGEGDISTDLLSPGNQAHSRSDRELHGKCMITPQAQEEIKALQAQHPDKSVMLIAEKGTMGVGSSRMSGVNNVALWTGKQASPYVPFVNFAPIVAGTNGISPIFLTTVDVTGGIGLDLQNWVKKVDENGNVVRNENGEPVLEEAYSVATGTVLTINTKTKKLYNGDKELIDISKAFTPQKMEFIKAGGSYAIVFGKKIQTFAAKTLGIDTPLVFAPSKEISHEGQGLTAVEKIFNRNAVGTTPGKVLHAGSDVRVEVNIVGSQDTTGLMTAQELESMAATVISPIVDGAYQSGCHTASVWDKKAQANIPKLMKFMNDFGLITARDPKGVYHSMTDVIHKVLNDITIDEWAIIIGGDSHTRMSKGVAFGADSGTVALALATGEASMPIPESVKVTFKGDMKSYMDFRDVVHATQAQMLKQFGGENVFQGRIIEVHIGTLNADQAFTFTDWTAEMKAKASICISEDATLIESLEIAKGRIQIMINKGMDNAKQVLQGLINKADKRIAEIRSGEKPALTPDANAKYYAEVVVDLDQIAEPMIADPDVNNADVSKRYTHDTIRPLSFYGGTKKVDLGFIGSCMVHKGDMKILAQMLKNVEAQKGKVEFNAPLVVAPPTYNIVDELKAEGDWEVLQRYSGFEFNDNDPKSAARTEYENMLYLERPGCNLCMGNQEKAAKGDTVMATSTRLFQGRVVEDSAEKKGESLLSSTPVVVLSTILGRTPTIEEYTVAVEGIDLTKFAPSHKQLVK; translated from the coding sequence ATGGGTGTTTATAAAGATTACATCAAAGAAATTGAAGAACGTAAAGCTCAGGGGCTTTACCCTAAGCCAATTGATAGCGCTGAATTATTAAGCGAAATCATTGTGCAAATTAAAGATTTAGAAAGTCCGCATCGTGAAGATTCTCTTAAGTTTTTTATTTACAATACTTTGCCGGGAACCACTAGTGCTGCTGGTGAAAAAGCTAAGTTTTTAAAGGAGATCATTTTGGGCGAATCAGTTGTGAAAGAAATTACTCCTGCTTTTGCTTTTGAGTTGTTATCACACATGAAAGGTGGTCCTTCAATTGAGGTATTGCTTGATTTAGCATTAGGTAATGATGTTGCTATTGCAAAGGAAGCGGCAAATGTGCTTAAAACACAGGTTTACCTTTATGATGCAGACACTAACCGTCTAAAGGAAGCTTTCGATAACAGTAATGCTATTGCTAAAGAGATTCTTGAAAGTTATGCTAAGGCTGAATTCTTTACGAAGCTTCCGGCAGTAGCGGAAGAAATCAAAGTAGTTACGTTTATTGCTGGAGAGGGAGATATTTCAACGGATTTACTTTCACCAGGAAATCAAGCGCACTCTCGTTCAGACCGCGAACTTCATGGTAAATGTATGATTACTCCTCAAGCACAAGAGGAAATCAAAGCTTTGCAGGCACAACATCCTGATAAATCTGTGATGTTGATTGCTGAAAAAGGTACCATGGGTGTAGGTTCGTCAAGAATGTCAGGAGTAAACAACGTGGCGCTTTGGACAGGAAAACAAGCAAGTCCATATGTTCCGTTTGTTAATTTTGCTCCAATTGTAGCAGGAACGAATGGTATTTCTCCAATTTTCCTAACCACAGTTGATGTTACCGGTGGTATCGGTCTTGATCTTCAAAACTGGGTAAAGAAAGTGGATGAAAACGGTAACGTTGTTCGTAATGAAAATGGTGAACCTGTTTTAGAGGAAGCTTACTCTGTAGCAACAGGTACTGTGCTTACAATTAATACAAAAACAAAGAAATTATATAACGGCGATAAAGAGTTGATTGATATTTCTAAGGCGTTCACTCCTCAGAAAATGGAATTCATCAAAGCGGGCGGATCGTATGCAATCGTATTTGGTAAAAAAATCCAAACATTCGCAGCGAAAACGCTTGGTATCGATACTCCTCTTGTATTTGCTCCGTCAAAAGAAATTTCTCATGAAGGGCAAGGGTTAACAGCAGTTGAGAAAATCTTCAACAGAAACGCTGTTGGAACGACTCCGGGAAAAGTGTTACATGCTGGTTCTGATGTTCGTGTAGAAGTAAACATTGTAGGTTCTCAAGATACGACTGGTCTTATGACTGCTCAGGAATTGGAGTCTATGGCAGCAACTGTGATTTCACCAATCGTTGACGGTGCTTATCAATCAGGTTGTCACACAGCGTCAGTTTGGGATAAAAAAGCACAGGCAAACATTCCGAAATTGATGAAGTTTATGAATGATTTCGGATTGATCACTGCTCGTGACCCAAAAGGTGTTTATCATTCAATGACCGATGTTATTCATAAAGTTCTTAACGATATTACAATCGATGAGTGGGCTATCATCATCGGTGGTGACTCTCATACAAGAATGTCTAAAGGTGTTGCTTTTGGTGCTGACTCAGGAACAGTTGCTCTTGCGCTGGCTACCGGAGAAGCTTCAATGCCAATTCCTGAATCAGTGAAAGTTACTTTCAAAGGTGATATGAAGTCTTATATGGATTTCCGAGATGTGGTTCACGCTACACAAGCGCAAATGCTTAAGCAATTTGGTGGTGAAAACGTATTCCAAGGTAGAATTATCGAAGTTCACATTGGAACACTTAATGCTGACCAAGCCTTTACGTTTACTGACTGGACTGCAGAAATGAAAGCGAAAGCTTCGATCTGTATTTCTGAAGATGCTACTTTGATTGAATCATTGGAAATCGCGAAAGGAAGAATTCAGATCATGATCAACAAGGGAATGGACAATGCAAAACAGGTTCTTCAAGGATTGATCAATAAAGCAGATAAGAGAATTGCTGAGATTAGATCAGGAGAGAAACCTGCTTTGACTCCAGATGCAAATGCTAAATATTATGCTGAAGTAGTTGTTGATTTAGATCAGATTGCAGAGCCAATGATTGCTGACCCAGACGTGAATAATGCTGATGTTTCTAAGCGATACACTCACGATACAATCAGACCGCTTTCTTTCTATGGAGGAACGAAAAAAGTAGATCTTGGATTTATCGGTTCGTGTATGGTTCACAAAGGAGATATGAAAATCCTTGCTCAAATGCTTAAAAATGTGGAAGCTCAAAAAGGTAAAGTTGAATTCAATGCTCCTCTTGTAGTTGCGCCACCTACTTATAATATTGTTGATGAATTGAAGGCTGAAGGAGACTGGGAAGTTTTACAAAGATACTCTGGTTTCGAATTCAATGATAATGATCCTAAATCTGCAGCACGTACTGAATACGAAAACATGTTGTATTTAGAGCGTCCGGGATGTAACCTTTGTATGGGTAACCAGGAAAAAGCGGCGAAAGGAGATACTGTAATGGCAACTTCTACGCGTCTTTTCCAAGGAAGAGTTGTTGAAGATTCTGCTGAGAAAAAAGGAGAATCATTGCTTTCGTCTACACCAGTTGTAGTGTTGTCTACAATCCTTGGTAGAACTCCTACAATTGAAGAATATACAGTTGCTGTGGAAGGTATTGACTTAACTAAGTTCGCGCCGTCCCACAAGCAGTTGGTTAAATAA
- a CDS encoding AAA family ATPase, whose amino-acid sequence MSDVTAIQNLVEKQKALKEEIAKIIVGQEDVVNQIVLSIFSGGHALLVGVPGLAKTLMVNTISQALGLDFKRIQFTPDLMPSDILGSEILDESRNFKFIKGPIFSNIILADEINRTPPKTQAALLEAMQEKAVTIAGQHYQLDLPFFVLATQNPIEQEGTYPLPEAQLDRFMFAVKLDYPSFAEEVQVVKSTTTDFTVQVNPLFTAEEIISFQQLIRRVPVADNVIEYAVTLVSKTRPDNPLSTDFIKNYLDWGAGPRASQNLILAAKANAALNGKFSPDIEDVQAVATGILRHRIIKNYKADAEGITEEMIIKKLF is encoded by the coding sequence ATGTCGGACGTAACAGCAATTCAAAATCTGGTTGAAAAACAGAAAGCCCTAAAAGAGGAGATTGCCAAAATTATTGTTGGTCAGGAGGATGTGGTTAACCAGATTGTGTTAAGTATTTTCTCGGGAGGACACGCGCTTTTGGTAGGTGTTCCTGGATTAGCAAAAACACTGATGGTAAACACCATTTCGCAAGCTTTGGGGTTGGATTTCAAACGTATTCAGTTTACGCCCGATTTGATGCCATCCGATATTTTAGGGAGTGAGATTTTAGATGAAAGTCGCAATTTCAAATTCATAAAAGGTCCGATTTTCTCCAATATTATCCTGGCTGACGAGATTAACCGTACGCCTCCCAAGACCCAAGCGGCTTTGTTGGAAGCGATGCAGGAAAAAGCGGTTACCATAGCTGGACAACATTATCAGCTCGATTTGCCTTTCTTTGTTTTGGCTACGCAGAATCCTATTGAACAGGAAGGGACCTACCCGTTGCCGGAAGCGCAATTAGACCGTTTCATGTTTGCTGTTAAGCTTGACTACCCTTCATTTGCAGAAGAAGTTCAGGTAGTGAAAAGTACGACTACAGATTTTACCGTTCAGGTGAATCCGTTATTTACCGCGGAAGAGATTATCAGTTTTCAGCAGTTAATCCGACGTGTCCCTGTTGCGGATAATGTAATTGAATATGCCGTGACATTGGTGTCTAAAACCCGTCCGGACAACCCTCTGTCGACAGACTTTATCAAAAACTATTTAGATTGGGGTGCCGGCCCGCGTGCTTCTCAAAATTTAATTTTAGCAGCAAAAGCTAATGCCGCATTGAACGGTAAGTTTTCACCGGATATAGAAGATGTTCAGGCTGTGGCTACCGGAATTTTACGCCATCGTATCATTAAGAATTATAAAGCAGATGCGGAAGGTATTACTGAAGAAATGATTATTAAGAAGCTGTTTTAA
- a CDS encoding peptide chain release factor 3 — MSFQKEIQRRRTFGIISHPDAGKTTLTEKLLLFGGAIQEAGAVKSNKIKKGATSDFMEIERQRGISVATSVLAFNYKDKKINILDTPGHKDFAEDTFRTLTAVDSVIVVVDVAKGVEEQTEKLVEVCRMRNIPMIVFINKLDREGKDAFDLMDEVEKKLKLHVTPLSFPIGMGYDFKGIYNIWEKNINLFEGDSRKNIEETIEFSDIENPELEKIIGERPANKLREELELISEVYPTFDREAYLAGHLQPVFFGSALNNFGVRELLDCFIEIAPTPRPKDSDTREVKPDENKFSGFVFKIHANMDPKHRDRLAFVKIVSGTFERNKPYLHVRLGKNLKFSSPNAFFAEKKEIVDISYPGDIVGLHDTGNFKIGDTLTEGELMLFKGIPSFSPEHFRYINNADPLKAKQLEKGVDQLMDEGVAQLFTLEMNNRKVIGTVGALQYEVIQYRLEHEYGAKCSYENFPAFKACWVKPEDPKNEEFAEFKRIKQKFLAKDKYDQLVFLADSDFSIQMTQSKYPTVKLFFTSEFD; from the coding sequence ATGAGTTTTCAAAAAGAGATACAACGTAGAAGAACCTTCGGGATTATTTCTCACCCCGATGCCGGTAAAACAACATTAACAGAAAAACTGTTATTATTTGGTGGTGCTATTCAGGAAGCAGGTGCCGTAAAAAGCAATAAAATCAAAAAAGGAGCTACTTCCGATTTTATGGAAATTGAGCGTCAAAGAGGAATTTCAGTTGCCACCTCTGTATTGGCTTTCAATTACAAAGACAAAAAAATCAACATTCTCGACACCCCTGGTCACAAGGATTTTGCGGAAGACACCTTCAGAACATTAACTGCAGTTGATAGCGTTATTGTTGTTGTTGACGTTGCAAAAGGAGTTGAGGAGCAGACGGAAAAACTGGTTGAAGTTTGCCGCATGCGAAACATCCCGATGATTGTTTTCATCAACAAATTGGACCGTGAAGGAAAAGACGCTTTTGATTTGATGGATGAAGTGGAGAAAAAACTAAAACTTCACGTTACTCCGTTGAGTTTCCCTATTGGAATGGGATACGATTTCAAGGGAATCTATAATATCTGGGAGAAAAACATCAACCTTTTCGAAGGAGACAGCCGCAAAAACATTGAAGAAACCATCGAGTTTTCCGATATTGAGAATCCGGAACTGGAAAAAATTATCGGAGAAAGACCCGCAAACAAACTTCGCGAAGAATTAGAACTTATTAGCGAAGTATATCCGACTTTTGACAGAGAAGCTTATTTAGCAGGACATTTGCAACCTGTTTTCTTTGGATCTGCATTAAATAATTTTGGGGTACGCGAATTATTGGACTGTTTCATTGAAATCGCTCCAACGCCAAGACCAAAAGATTCCGACACACGTGAAGTAAAACCAGACGAAAACAAATTTTCCGGGTTCGTATTTAAAATCCATGCCAATATGGATCCAAAACACCGTGACCGCTTGGCCTTCGTAAAAATCGTTTCAGGAACATTCGAGAGAAACAAACCGTATTTACACGTTCGTTTAGGGAAAAACCTGAAATTCTCAAGTCCGAATGCATTCTTCGCCGAGAAAAAAGAAATTGTAGATATTTCGTATCCGGGAGACATCGTTGGACTGCATGATACCGGAAATTTTAAAATCGGAGATACACTTACAGAAGGTGAATTAATGCTGTTTAAGGGAATCCCGAGTTTCTCTCCAGAGCATTTCCGATATATTAACAATGCCGACCCATTAAAAGCTAAACAACTTGAAAAGGGAGTAGACCAGTTGATGGACGAAGGTGTAGCGCAGCTTTTCACACTCGAGATGAACAACCGAAAAGTGATCGGTACCGTAGGTGCTTTACAATATGAGGTAATTCAGTATCGTTTAGAGCACGAATATGGCGCTAAATGTTCTTATGAGAACTTCCCTGCGTTTAAAGCTTGTTGGGTAAAACCGGAAGACCCTAAAAATGAAGAGTTTGCCGAATTCAAACGTATCAAACAAAAGTTTTTGGCAAAAGACAAATACGATCAGTTGGTTTTTCTTGCTGATTCTGATTTTTCCATTCAGATGACTCAAAGTAAATATCCGACTGTAAAATTATTTTTCACTTCCGAATTTGATTAA
- a CDS encoding peptidylprolyl isomerase, giving the protein MKLKQILLGLFMTANAVSFAQENKKEVLFTIDNKPFYTDEFTRVYKKNLELVKDDSQKDLNHYLDLFIGYKLKVEKANKLGLQDNPAYQNELKSYRAQLARNYVTDSKVTKELIDEAYKRSLKEIKASHILFNLDENAAPADTLRVYNQAMNVRKRILNGEDFETLAVQNSQDPSVKENKGDLGWFSVFRMVYPFETAAYKTPKGEVSMPVRTRFGYHLVKVNDIRDNRGQVTVAHIMTLNGQTPVEAATAKSTIDDIYKKLKQGESFESLAQQFSQDKSSSGKGGQLQRFGSGELSSDEFENVAFSLKKEGDISEPFQSQFGWHIIKLIEKHPVKSFEETDVDFDSKIRKDDRSKLINKSLNEKLSAKYKVVQNKKAYKNVFSYLNDKYYTQQWELPGVKDPSEVIFTMDQNVKVKSTEFLTYIFNQQKSNLSIKPLSKLYERLYNDFVYSKLSKHYDENLEKEYPEFSYVMEEYRDGLLLFDLMEKEIWTKAKNDSIGLQNFYEKNKANYQWKDRVDVNVFSSTKEDVINKTQKYLKKKKSVDFIKSNLNKKDVDVMVKSGVFEIGSDALPKNQKFNVGVTDITKDGNYYFVTQVNKKIEKGPKKLEETRGKVINDYQQYLEAHWVDELKKEFNVKVNQEVFSKVKNQLDIR; this is encoded by the coding sequence ATGAAATTAAAACAAATTCTACTAGGTCTCTTCATGACTGCCAATGCAGTTTCTTTTGCTCAGGAAAATAAAAAAGAGGTTCTTTTTACGATTGATAACAAACCGTTTTATACAGACGAATTTACAAGAGTTTACAAGAAAAATCTTGAATTGGTAAAGGACGATTCTCAAAAGGATTTGAATCATTATCTGGATCTTTTCATCGGCTACAAATTGAAAGTTGAAAAAGCCAATAAGTTAGGACTTCAAGACAATCCTGCTTATCAGAATGAACTTAAATCGTATCGCGCGCAGCTTGCGAGAAATTATGTTACGGATTCGAAAGTGACAAAAGAATTGATCGATGAAGCTTACAAGCGATCGTTGAAAGAAATAAAAGCCTCTCATATTTTATTCAACCTTGATGAGAATGCAGCTCCGGCAGACACTTTAAGAGTGTATAATCAGGCAATGAACGTACGCAAAAGAATCCTTAACGGAGAGGATTTTGAAACACTTGCAGTACAGAATTCCCAAGATCCATCGGTAAAAGAGAATAAAGGTGATTTAGGCTGGTTCAGTGTTTTCAGAATGGTATATCCTTTTGAAACCGCTGCTTACAAAACTCCAAAAGGAGAAGTTTCCATGCCGGTGAGAACCCGTTTCGGATATCACTTGGTAAAAGTAAACGACATCCGCGATAACAGAGGACAGGTTACCGTTGCACACATTATGACGTTAAACGGGCAGACTCCTGTTGAGGCAGCTACAGCAAAATCTACTATTGACGATATTTACAAAAAACTTAAACAGGGTGAATCTTTTGAAAGTTTAGCCCAGCAATTCTCTCAGGATAAATCGTCTTCGGGTAAAGGCGGTCAGTTGCAGCGATTTGGTTCTGGTGAATTAAGTTCGGATGAGTTTGAAAATGTTGCTTTTTCATTAAAAAAAGAAGGTGATATTTCAGAGCCGTTTCAAAGTCAGTTCGGATGGCATATTATTAAACTGATTGAAAAACACCCGGTTAAATCGTTTGAAGAAACTGATGTGGATTTTGACAGTAAAATAAGGAAAGACGATCGTTCCAAGTTAATAAACAAGTCTTTAAATGAGAAATTGAGCGCTAAATACAAAGTTGTACAAAATAAAAAAGCCTATAAAAATGTGTTTTCTTATTTAAATGATAAGTATTATACTCAGCAATGGGAGTTGCCTGGTGTGAAAGATCCGTCTGAGGTGATATTTACAATGGATCAAAATGTAAAAGTAAAATCAACTGAATTTCTTACGTATATTTTTAACCAACAGAAATCGAATTTGAGTATTAAACCGTTATCTAAGCTTTATGAAAGATTGTATAATGATTTTGTTTATTCAAAATTGTCTAAGCATTATGATGAAAATTTAGAGAAAGAATATCCTGAATTTTCTTATGTGATGGAAGAATACAGGGATGGTTTGTTGTTGTTTGATTTGATGGAGAAAGAAATCTGGACAAAAGCGAAAAACGATTCGATCGGGCTACAGAATTTCTACGAAAAGAATAAAGCTAATTATCAATGGAAAGACAGAGTTGATGTGAATGTGTTTTCATCTACCAAAGAGGATGTGATCAATAAAACACAAAAATATCTGAAAAAGAAAAAATCAGTTGATTTCATCAAATCAAACCTTAATAAAAAGGATGTTGATGTAATGGTAAAATCGGGCGTTTTTGAAATAGGCAGCGATGCTTTGCCAAAGAACCAAAAATTTAATGTTGGAGTTACAGATATCACTAAGGATGGTAATTATTACTTTGTAACCCAGGTTAATAAAAAGATCGAGAAAGGTCCTAAAAAATTGGAAGAAACCAGAGGGAAGGTTATTAATGATTATCAGCAGTATCTTGAAGCGCATTGGGTGGATGAGTTGAAAAAAGAATTCAATGTGAAAGTGAATCAGGAGGTTTTTAGCAAAGTAAAAAATCAGTTAGATATAAGATAA